A window from Nycticebus coucang isolate mNycCou1 chromosome X, mNycCou1.pri, whole genome shotgun sequence encodes these proteins:
- the CCDC160 gene encoding coiled-coil domain-containing protein 160: MTSSRRPWTPGRILEEVREEMDARRKHWKEHMFTPFFSAQDVLELASQPESSEQTQTTTEVTKRTEGMYNMSGRNFQEEKAFKKKEYISQRNEKEQEPNLRERKMNISKTQVDTTNSVSCESSVVDIATEESFNSTEDPSTWSTKKSPTPPPPDKRKKFTEGMSPKLRLNILNEELEELNMKCRKIEEEFESAEKELLNSKKEVPTKPLNFQETGMETSKSDWKLQALKNDLSEKARNVKTLTDELQQAKEVIHKLNLENKELKEAIKKLKHQTEVGNTLLKEEMKLYYEVEIKKIRGELDAIKNELRAEKSLQARNSRALELLRKHFASVVTSSSTFDPFTGDCF, encoded by the exons atgacatCCAGCAGAAGACCCTGGACGCCAGGACGT ataTTGGAAGAGGTACGGGAAGAAATGGATGCTAGAAGAAAACACTGGAAGGAGCATATGTTTACTCCTTTTTTTAGTGCACAGGATGTTCTAGAACTGGCTTCTCAGCCTGAATCTTCTGAACAAACACAAACAACTACAGAGGTGACCAAGAGAACAGAAGGAATGTACAATATGTCTGGTAGAAACTTTCAAGAAGAAAAGGCATTTAAGAAGAAGGAATATATTTCCCAAcgaaatgaaaaagaacaagaaccaaatttaagagagagaaagatgaacaTTTCAAAGACTCAAGTGGACACAACAAATTCTGTCTCCTGTGAATCTTCTGTTGTGGATATTGCAACAGAAGAAAGCTTTAACAGCACAGAAGATCCCTCTACTTGGAGTACAAAGAAATCACCAACTCCACCACCACCAGACAAGAGGAAGAAATTTACTGAAGGAATGTCTCCAAAACTTCGCCTGAATATTTTGAATGAAGAACTAGAAGAACTGAATATGAAATGCAGAAAGATAGAAGAAGAATTTGAAAGTGCTGAGAAGGAACTTTTGAACTCCAAAAAAGAAGTACCCACAAAACCCCTAAATTTCCAAGAAACAGGGATGGAGACTTCAAAGAGTGACTGGAAACTACAAGCTTTAAAAAATGACCTATCTGAAAAAGCAAGAAATGTAAAAACCTTAACTGACGAGCTCCAGCAGGCCAAAGAAGTCATCCACAAGTTGAAtctagaaaacaaagaattaaaagaagCGATTAAGAAGTTAAAACATCAAACGGAGGTGGGAAATACACtcctaaaagaagaaatgaaattgtaTTATGAAGTAGAAATAAAGAAGATCCGCGGAGAGCTCGATGCCATCAAGAATGAACTAAGAGCTGAGAAGTCCCTACAAGCAAGAAATAGCAGAGCCCTGGAATTACTTAGGAAACACTTCGCTTCAGTGGTAACGTCATCAAGTACCTTTGACCCCTTTACTGGggattgtttttaa